From the Bacteroidota bacterium genome, one window contains:
- a CDS encoding GntR family transcriptional regulator encodes MRKGIHKVRKHESNIPQYRILYENLRKDIVDGVYKEGDLLPSENELCAAYGLTRPTVRHALDTLLYDGCIIKQKGKGSIVQAMPNGIGILSLAGVTYALGQANVKTKILVPPFMKEWDKDFPFPLSSGELEAKCLYLERLRVVNDVPLFYDINLLPNINLPGFADKIFENNSLFNILRQDYQIEIKGGEQKLRALSADEKTGDLLQVKKGDPVLYLERKLYTNRLNFYIYSILYCNTKEHALFGTF; translated from the coding sequence GAAAGGGTATCCATAAGGTGCGAAAGCATGAAAGTAATATTCCCCAGTACAGAATACTTTATGAAAATCTCAGGAAGGATATTGTTGACGGGGTTTATAAGGAGGGAGATCTATTGCCTTCGGAAAATGAATTATGCGCAGCTTATGGATTGACAAGGCCTACAGTCAGGCATGCCCTGGATACCCTTCTATATGACGGCTGTATCATCAAGCAAAAAGGTAAAGGCAGCATTGTGCAGGCCATGCCTAATGGTATCGGTATACTTTCCTTGGCTGGCGTTACTTACGCGTTGGGCCAGGCCAATGTGAAGACCAAAATACTGGTTCCTCCTTTTATGAAAGAATGGGACAAAGATTTTCCTTTTCCTTTATCTTCCGGCGAGCTGGAGGCCAAATGCCTGTATTTGGAGCGCCTGCGGGTAGTCAATGACGTACCTTTGTTTTATGACATAAACCTGCTTCCCAATATTAATTTGCCCGGGTTTGCAGATAAAATATTTGAAAACAACTCGCTTTTTAATATTTTGCGCCAGGATTATCAGATTGAAATAAAAGGAGGGGAGCAAAAATTAAGGGCTTTGTCGGCCGATGAAAAGACCGGGGATCTTTTGCAGGTCAAAAAAGGAGATCCTGTTCTTTACCTGGAACGCAAGTTATATACCAACCGGCTTAATTTTTATATTTATTCCATCCTTTATTGCAATACCAAGGAACATGCCTTATTTGGAACATTCTAA